Proteins from a genomic interval of Callospermophilus lateralis isolate mCalLat2 chromosome 1, mCalLat2.hap1, whole genome shotgun sequence:
- the Prss58 gene encoding serine protease 58, which produces MKLNLIWALSHLSLAFAYNPDYTGAITPSYLVYLKSDYLPCVGALIHPLWVITAAHCNLPKLQVVLGITNPSDSRERYVQVVGYEKMIHHPYFSVSSIQNDIMLIKLKKVINLNHYVKLVKLPNHPVRVNTMCMVTTWGYNICDVSKEPDSLQNVNISVISEKDCQGGYRTQTIKQNMFCVGIVPGRRVPCREVSAAPAVCNGVLYGILSFADGCVLRADVGIYASIFHYLSWIQSTIQNN; this is translated from the exons ATGAAGCTCAACCTCATCTGGGCTCTCTCACACCTGTCTC TTGCCTTTGCCTATAATCCAGATTACACAGGTGCCATTACCCCCTCTTACTTGGTCTACTTGAAATCCGATTACTTGCCCTGCGTAGGAGCCCTGATCCACCCACTTTGGGTAATCACAGCTGCACATTGCAACTTGCC GAAGCTCCAGGTGGTGTTGGGGATCACAAACCCTTCAGATAGCAGGGAACGTTATGTGCAGGTGGTCGGCTATGAGAAGATGATTCATCATCCTTACTTCTCAGTCTCATCTATCCAAAATGACATCATGTTAATCAAGCTGAAAAAAGTGATTAATCTCAATCACTATGTGAAACTGGTCAAACTGCCCAACCATCCTGTCCGTGTGAATACCATGTGCATGGTCACCACCTGGGGCTACAACATTTGTGATGTCT CCAAGGAGCCTGACTCACTGCAGAATGTGAACATCTCTGTAATCTCTGAGAAAGATTGTCAAGGAGGCTACAGAACCCAAACCATCAAGCAGAATATGTTCTGTGTGGGCATCGTGCCAGGAAGGAGGGTGCCTTGCAGG GAAGTCTCAGCAGCCCCCGCAGTCTGCAATGGAGTACTCTACGGAATCCTGTCTTTTGCAGATGGATGTGTCTTGAGAGCCGATGTTGGCATCTATGCTAGTATTTTTCACTACTTGTCCTGGATTCAAAGTACAATCCAAAACAACTGA
- the LOC143402500 gene encoding putative DBH-like monooxygenase protein 2, whose protein sequence is MTCVLLFKLFLLLVLSDTCPGSHLGPTSRLRYSRFLDPSNVIFLLWDFDFEAEIITFELQVRTAGWVGLGISHRHTVVGSDLVVGGVLPDGHVYFSDQHLVDENTLEEDGSQDAELLGLTEDAVYTTMRFSRPFRSCDPHDQDITSDTIRVLTAYGLDDTLKLDPERTFVKSIFLLQMFHPDDLDVPEEIIIHDLEITDFLIPEDDTTYACTFLPLPIVSKKHHIYKFEPKLVEHNETMVHHILVYACGNASVLPKGINECYGADPDFSLCSQVIVGWAVGGTSYQFPDNVGISLGTPLDPQWIRLEIHYSNFHNLPGLYDTSGIRLYYTSHLREYDMGVLQLGVFTFPIHFIPPGAESFMSYGLCKTEKFEEMNGTPVADIQVFGYLLHTHLAGQAVQAVQYRNGTQLQTICKDDSYDFNLQETRDLPHRVVIKPGDELLIECRYQTLDRDSVIFGGPSTLNEMCLVFLFYYPRNNISSCQGYPDIIYVARELGEEVSDPMEGTMVMSSIEWTPESIKKAERACKESQQIVVIKTIDELVENTTGWIPDIIPTPRGPCLESSGGKVEPQDQTPAGFRAAPVALSGSSTAALNHLPLAALLFMQGTLSWLLAILQPEV, encoded by the exons ATGACCTGTGTCCTTCTCTTTAAACTTTTTCTACTTCTGGTCCTGTCAGACACCTGCCCAGGCAGCCACCTCGGCCCCACATCCCGCCTGCGCTATTCCAGGTTCCTAGATCCTTCCAATGTCATTTTCCTGCTCTGGGACTTTGACTTTGAGGCTGAGATCATCACTTTTGAGCTCCAGGTCCGGACAGCTGGCTGGGTGGGCTTGGGCATCAGCCACCGCCACACTGTGGTGGGAAGTGACTTGGTTGTTGGAGGAGTCCTGCCTGATGGCCATGTCTATTTCTCG GATCAGCACCTTGTGGACGAAAACACCCTAGAGGAGGACGGGAGCCAGGATGCTGAGCTGCTGGGGCTAACAGAAGACGCTGTCTACACAACCATGCGCTTTTCCAGGCCCTTCCGCTCCTGTGATCCTCATGATCAAGACATCACG AGTGACACCATCAGGGTGCTGACTGCCTATGGCCTGGATGACACACTGAAGCTGGATCCCGAGCGTACTTTTGTTAAGTCCATCTTCCTACTACAAATGTTCCACCCTGACGATCTGGATGTCCCCGAGGAGATCATCATCCATGACCTGGAGATCACTGAT TTCCTCATTCCAGAAGATGATACCACATATGCCTGTACCTTTCTTCCTCTACCCATCgtcagcaagaagcaccacattTACAAG TTCGAGCCCAAGCTGGTGGAGCACAATGAGACGATGGTGCATCACATCCTGGTGTATGCCTGTGGCAATGCCAGCGTGCTCCCCAAGGGCATCAACGAGTGCTACGGGGCCGACCCTGACTTCTCCCTCTGCTCACAGGTCATCGTGGGCTGGGCTGTCGGGGGCACT AGTTACCAGTTTCCAGACAACGTGGGCATCTCTCTTGGGACCCCCTTGGACCCTCAGTGGATTCGTCTAGAGATTCACTACAGCAATTTCCACAACCTTCCCG GTTTATATGACACATCAGGGATCCGACTATACTACACCTCTCACCTGCGCGAATACGACATGGGAGTCCTCCAGCTGGGTGTCTTCACATTCCCCATACACTTCATTCCCCCGGGTGCTGAGTCCTTTATGTCCTACGGGCTGTGTAAGACAGAGAAGTTTGAAGAG ATGAATGGCACCCCGGTGGCTGACATCCAGGTGTTTGGCTACCTGCTCCACACCCACTTGGCTGGGCAGGCGGTGCAGGCTGTGCAGTACAG AAATGGAACACAACTCCAAACAATCTGTAAAGATGACTCCTATGACTTCAATCTTCAGGAGACGCGAGACTTACCACACCGGGTGGTGATCAAGCCG GGAGATGAACTGCTGATAGAGTGTCGCTACCAGACGCTGGACCGGGACTCTGTGATTTTT GGAGGTCCCAGCACTCTCAATGAGATGTGTCTTGTGTTTCTCTTCTACTACCCACGAAACAACATCTCCAGCTGCCAGGGCTACCCTGACATCATCTACGTGGCCCGTGAGCTGGGGGAGGAGGTATCAGA TCCCATGGAGGGTACCATGGTCATGAGCAGCATTGAGTGGACTCCAGAGAGCATCAAGAAGGCTGAGAGAGCCTGCAAGGAGTCCCAGCAGATTGTGGTAATCAAGACTATCGAT GAGCTGGTAGAAAACACAACAGGCTGGATTCCTGACATCATCCCCACTCCTCGGGGGCCCTGCTTGGAATCCTCCGGGGGCAAAGTGGAGCCCCAGGACCAGACCCCTGCGGGCTTCAGGGCTGCACCAGTGGCCCTCTCGGGATCCTCCACTGCTGCCCTGAACCACCTGCCGCTGGCTGCCCTCTTGTTCATGCAGGGCACCCTCTCGTGGCTCCTTGCCATACTACAGCCTGAAGTCTGA